The Aethina tumida isolate Nest 87 chromosome 6, icAetTumi1.1, whole genome shotgun sequence nucleotide sequence ttataagaattattaaaagcaGACAAAGAAACAAATTGGTCTAAGATCATATCAAATATCAGAGTACCAAAATATGGGCCATCatcttaaattaacattttaactgaTTACtgctatttaaatatatgaaggTCAGTATGTTTGTTTTCTCTACtgaaaaatagattaatttaagagtttattataattgttagaaaaaatattttaatggcaGTTAGTTTTAGGAATTACCTAGAAAAGATGATAATGAATTATGCAACtggttttctaataaaaaatttgatgtcTTTATCTGACAatggtaaaataatttcaattatggtGTTACTTCTatgcaaatttaatgaaagtaatttaaaattcaatccaTTTAAATGGTGGAAATAGCTaaggaaaaatataatgtttttgaaaattcttcTGTAAAGtggtaaatatttgttcaaataaaactaataaaatgttataaacaacCATTAGGAAATGACGTTGGTTTTCGATAATAGTTCAACTTTACCAAATTCATTTCGCAGTGATAAACAATCGCAAATAAGATTCCACAGgacttaaatattcaaaaaacaaGTTATAGACGCCAGAAATTCATATGCCACGGCGAAGAATCCGGACTACAACCGACGTCAAAGACGAAGTATAAAAGATCCTACCAGGAGAATTTGGTACCATATCAATTCTATAACTCAACGTGACAagatctattaaaattatctcaataattaaaaaccatgCAGATAAATGCAGTGTTTGTTTTGATTAGCAGTGCAATCATTGCACTCGCCAACAGCTCAGCCATACCAGTTTGGGAATTCTTGAAGAAAGAAGAGAAGGTACATTTACAACTTTATTACCTTTGTAACAATATTCTAACTCTCACTTTCTTTTGCAGACGTCATACTTGTACTCGATCTTCGCCAGAGATGTTGAGAAGCTGTGCATCACCGTACCAGAACCCAACTGCCTTCAAGACACATTAAAATACGGACTTGACAAGCTGAAAACGATGACGGATGAAGACCTGGACGGACTTGACCCATATCAACACGAAGGCCGCAATTTAATCTGGACCACTTTGATGTCTGGCCACGAGTTGGAAAAAGCCACTCCAGAACCTCAAGCCACCACAACCGCCAAACCCAACAGCTACGATGACGAGTTGGACTTGGAGTTCGGGTCTGAAGGAAGTGCTTCGGCCAAAATCGACAACGTTTACAGAGTAGCTCCACCAAAAGGCTTCGTCTTCGGCCACCCCCAAAACATAGTTAATGAAGAAAAGCATTTTGCTCCTGTTGGTTTTGAAGAAGCTATGGGAGGTCCTTTGGTCATCAGGTTATATCCTGATGGATCTCCGGTACCGGAACTCAGAAGGACTCCACAAGATGATGACTTTAAGCAGTACCAACTCACCAAATTCAAGCTTCCCAGTGTTTAAACTTGATTTTCTTTTCCTATTTGTTAAAGTAACTTTGACTGGTTGATttgtgatattaatttatttgaatgtttgGATTGTTTGAGTGTTGCATCATGGatgtgttatatttattattagtttgtatatattaattattttgtaatggactggaataattaatttaaatatttaatagtttatttatatttataataaataatttttattcgtacttttttcattttatttgcctTGCAAAACAATATACAGACACAATAAAAtagtacaaataaatataactgcTAAAGATAAAAAGTTAGACAAGAACAATATCATATTACAAGAAAattgttacataaatatatttaacaaatttatttaacctaTTTCTatgtatattcaaataaaaatatacttttttatacataGAAGGTCAAGaaggtaattaaaaatgactcttttttaattaaataaatctatctGGAATGTGGATgtgaaaattgatattttaaggtGTTTACCAaagatttgtatttaaaatatgttgattaaaatgttatgtaaTCTTAAATCATTGAATCTAAATGcactaaatcaaaattaatcctTTACAATAGACATAATgaggaagaaaataaaaagaaagaatATTCTCCTTTATGATTAGACAATTATGATTTGACAATGGTCCTGCACTAAttacaacaaaacaattttatttattagtaccctaataatttataacttatgTTGTCTTACCAAAAATTACCCTCGCCGAAGATTCATGTAGTACCTTTCAGACCCACCACCGAAAATCATGCACTTCCAACTAATGATGCGCTGGAATGCGCCGCTTGGCTATTTCTGATGATTTATTCATCGAAACAAGTTAGATTCGCCGAATTTTAGACGCCAATGCAAAAGAATCCGGATCATCACTGACGTCAACgtgtttatttcatataaattgtaatcatCCTGTGAACGACAACGACATTTCACCATTAGATTTCACCACGATGATCGTTGCAgtgtttgttttcattttcggCTTGTGCGACTTCGGCGATGGCTCCGCCATACCCGTGTGGGAGTTTTTGAAGAAGGAAGAGAAGGTACTGATCAACAAGTCTCCCGCAATGACCCTACTAATGAAGTTTTCCAATTTGTAGACCTCTTTCTTGTACTCCGTCTTCGCCAAAGATGTTGAGAAGCAATGTTCAACAATGACGGAAGATAATTGTCTTCAGGACACGCTCAAGTACGGTCTGGCTAAGCTAAAAGCTTTAACCGAGGAAGACCTGGACAACCTAGACCCGTACCAACGAGGCGGCAACAACTTAAGTAAGCCCTCCCTTGTCAAAAATTTGGCATTCTAACAACCTTCAATCCGTTACAGTTTGGACAACGTTATTGGAAGGCCACAAGTTCGCCGAGTACACCCCCGAGCCCCAACCCACAACCACGGCAAAACCAAACAGCTACGAGGACGACACCAACGACTTGGAGTTTGGCTCCGAAGGAAGCGCCTCAGCCAAAATCGACAACGTCTACAAGGTACTACCTCCGGAGGACTTCGTCTATAAAGGGGTGATCAACAACGCCCAAAGCGTCGCTAATTTGGACGACACGTTGAAGGGTTTCAAGCCCCAGGTCCCCTTCGGTCCTTTGGTGGTTAAAGTTTATCCGGACGGAAGTCCGGTGCCGGAAATAAAGCGCACCCCTCAAGACGACGACCTGAGGCAGTACCAGttgtcgaaaatcaaacttCCCAATCTTTAACCACCAAAACTAGACTTTGCCCTTGTGGATctcatgtaaatatttgtatatatgttATTGTATAAGTTGttgactatttatttttggtattttgCAAGTGTGATAgtttatgtgtttatttattaataaattattattcaatacccgttcaatttatttgttcttttGTGACCATCTGAAATGTTGTTGTCCCAACAATAACAAACCACAAACTATGTAAATGAGAGTAGTAGTCTTAAAATTTCGCCGAAACAATTGCGATTCGTGTCGCATGGTGAAAATAACAAACGTtgaataacaaacaaataataacattagAAATGGTCGTAACTTTCTCTGGAAAAACACAGCCTGCAAAGTTCACGCCCGGAATCTagatgtaaacaatttttttcggaACCACGTGGTGTCACCAAGGAAAAGTTCCACTACTATCGTTAGTACCATTGCAGATTTGCTGCCTCCACTTAATTGGCATTCGTAAACGGCCTTAGACGAAGAGCTGCCTTCGTTACAGTTTGGAAGGCCACAAGTTCACGTTCGGAACCCagatgtaaacaaatttttcgaatttttcgCTGTCGCCTAATCAAAATGCACGtcgcattaataaatatttaatttttcttatacaaCCGACCCATCGCCGTACACATGTATAATTAACAGTGATTTATtcagaagaaaaaaacaaGTTGGGACACTCGATAGTGGATTCCCAAACTGAAGAATCCGGATAGAGGTGACGTCAGCagatgatataaaaataatttggcgACGCGGTTTTGGATTATAAGGCTTAAACTGTTCAAGGTGTCGACAACGGTGTTGAAATTTTCGTTAACAACATGAAGTCCAGTTTTGTGTTTGTGGTTCTGGTCAGTGCGGTGCTGCAATACGTTAACGCGTCGGCCATTCCGGTCTGGGAGTTACTCAAGAAGGAGGAAAAAGTAAGTCGGAACCCTGTAGTTAATCGAACAATTACTGAGTGCCCAATTCGTTGCAGATGTCCTTTATATACTCCATCTTCGCCAAGGAAGTGGATAAAATATGCGAAGTGGAAACTTCCACCACGTGCAGCAAGGACTTGCTCAAATACGGACTGCACATGCTCAAAAGCATGTCGTTGGAGCAACTAGATGCGATGGATCCGTACCAACGTGGCGCCAACAACTTAAGTAAGTACCCCCACACTACGACAAATAGCAATAACTAACAGTGACTGTTGTTCCAGTCTGGGAGACCATCATGTCGGGCCACGACTTGGAGAAGACCACGCCAAAGCAAAAGTCCTCCACCACAGCTAAGCCGAACAGCTACGAAGACGAATCGCTGGGCTTCGACAGCCAGGAAGAGGAGTCGGCCAAAATCGAGAACATCTACAAGGTGGTGCCACCCAAGGACTTCGTCTTCCAAGTAGAGAAGGACGCACCAATAATGATGCAAATCTACAAAGTGATCTCGTTCCTGAACCACTTCGACGAAAGGAAGAGCGTTGAGGAGAAAATACCCCCGCAGGAGCAGGTCTATGCGGAAGATGAAGACCTGAAGCAGTACCAAATCACCAAGATGAAACTGCCAAATTTGTAAACTTTGTCGTTTCGAATTTGTTGACTGCTTTATTCAGATCTcaggattaatttatttgttatttttttttgtaaatatttgtagataTTAGTGTGGTTGTATGATTTTGTTTTGGCTGTGTGTACCCAATTCGATTGGTCGAAATTCCTATTTTAGTGTGAtacgttttaaattaagaataaattattgtttcagattatttaattgtatttttttatcatgaaaaattagtcaaaaaataatgaaaagaataaataaacacatatATGATAAGTGTTCACCTCCATTTATTTGTTCTCctttaaatctttatatattaatttctataattaattatctatatcctttaaattaaaaaaaataagaaacgcAAAAAAGATTCCAACAAAAAGAGGATACTACAGTCCggacacatttattttacaactgtttttacttttttgatttatagacgtttcattaatttttatttatatacttgaATAGCtctttgtaaaaattgtattaaaagatCAATTGTATGAGAAATTAATCAGAAAAATTCAGAGAATTAAAgacacttaattttatataaaaagatcTTCTCCAATGTTTTTATTCTATGTAGTATCATAGttggtttatattattacagtaCTGTGTTTATTAGTCATTCAATGCTGGAGAGGATATGTAACTTTGAAAGgagtattgtttatatattttataattgaacacAAAGACAATACTACAGTCTGGAGATATTCATTCCTACAATGGTACTGTCTTCAGCTTATTATTTGTATAGctctttgaataaattatatttaagggttcagtgacaaaaataataatatatttgtgtttaaaaaatacaaaacatataaattgatataaatattttttaacattgaaaccaacaataattatacgaaatacttctaaataataagtagaaatattaaaattaaaaattgtgagaTTATTCAGAGTAATCAGAATCATATTCCTCTTTTTCATTAAAGTCAGGATCTTCCTCTTCTTCACTTTTAACCGGCTTTACCACTTGATTAGCTGATTTCTGGTGGAACACGAACGAAATATACTTTGATATGTCCCAAATCTGTTTCAAaacctacaaaaaatataaaattcaaattagaattagtaaaaataatgattaagaAGTCGTACTAAATCCGCCAGTCCCTTCTTGTCCCAACAGTGGTACCAAAGACTCAGATCAGAAGTACAGTCGGCTTCTTCGGGTGGATTTTTGGTTTGGATTTTGTTGACGCATCTCCTACACTTGATTTTCGAATGCGTATCCGAATCAGTGTCCTCCAATCTGAACAGCTCTTTGAGTTCTGAGGCACTGAAGTGCCTTGCTGTCTCCTCGTTCATGTCCACCACCGTCGAACTCAAAGCTTTCTTGTGGGCTTGACGTTGGAATATCTTTTCCTCAATTGTGCCCGCCTAAAAATGAACGAAATTAATCGAATTAACTACTAAtaaggaattttatttattacagccAAAAATCTGTAAATGTAGCAAGGCTTTTGTTGGCCATCCCTCCAAACTCTGGCCATGGCTTGATCGTCGTTCGCCGGATTCCAGTCCGGGTCAAACATGATCAACCTGTTGGCACCTATTAAATTAA carries:
- the LOC109604463 gene encoding rhythmically expressed gene 5 protein-like, with product MQINAVFVLISSAIIALANSSAIPVWEFLKKEEKTSYLYSIFARDVEKLCITVPEPNCLQDTLKYGLDKLKTMTDEDLDGLDPYQHEGRNLIWTTLMSGHELEKATPEPQATTTAKPNSYDDELDLEFGSEGSASAKIDNVYRVAPPKGFVFGHPQNIVNEEKHFAPVGFEEAMGGPLVIRLYPDGSPVPELRRTPQDDDFKQYQLTKFKLPSV
- the LOC109604462 gene encoding rhythmically expressed gene 5 protein-like, with amino-acid sequence MIVAVFVFIFGLCDFGDGSAIPVWEFLKKEEKTSFLYSVFAKDVEKQCSTMTEDNCLQDTLKYGLAKLKALTEEDLDNLDPYQRGGNNLIWTTLLEGHKFAEYTPEPQPTTTAKPNSYEDDTNDLEFGSEGSASAKIDNVYKVLPPEDFVYKGVINNAQSVANLDDTLKGFKPQVPFGPLVVKVYPDGSPVPEIKRTPQDDDLRQYQLSKIKLPNL
- the LOC109605705 gene encoding uncharacterized protein LOC109605705 isoform X3 produces the protein MKSSFVFVVLVSAVLQYVNASAIPVWELLKKEEKMSFIYSIFAKEVDKICEVETSTTCSKDLLKYGLHMLKSMSLEQLDAMDPYQRGANNLIWETIMSGHDLEKTTPKQKSSTTAKPNSYEDESLGFDSQEEESAKIENIYKVVPPKDFVFQVEKDAPIMMQIYKVISFLNHFDERKSVEEKIPPQEQVYAEDEDLKQYQITKMKLPNL
- the LOC109605705 gene encoding uncharacterized protein LOC109605705 isoform X2; this translates as MNMKVSAVFVLIVSTIGLTHSSAIPVWELLKKEEKTSFLYSIFAKDVEKLCSSNYDSNCLKDNLKYGLDKLKTLSDEQLDLLDPYQRGGNNLIWETIMSGHDLEKTTPKQKSSTTAKPNSYEDESLGFDSQEEESAKIENIYKVVPPKDFVFQVEKDAPIMMQIYKVISFLNHFDERKSVEEKIPPQEQVYAEDEDLKQYQITKMKLPNL